In one Zobellia galactanivorans genomic region, the following are encoded:
- the sucD gene encoding succinate--CoA ligase subunit alpha, translating to MSVLVNKDSKIIVQGFTGSEGTFHAEQMIEYGTNVVGGVTPGKGGQEHLGRPVFNTVEEAVEKVGADTTIIFVPPAFAADAIMEAASAGIKVIITITEGIPVADMVKASNYIKHMDCRLVGPNCPGVITPGEAKVGIMPGFVFKKGNVGIVSKSGTLTYEAADQVVRQGLGITTAIGIGGDPIIGTTTKEAVELLINDPETECVVMIGEIGGQLEADAAKWYKESGSKKPVVGFIAGETAPAGRTMGHAGAIVGGSDDTAQAKKKIMREHGIHVVDSPAEIGLKVKEVMG from the coding sequence ATGAGCGTTTTAGTCAATAAAGATTCCAAGATAATTGTTCAGGGCTTTACAGGTAGTGAAGGTACTTTTCATGCGGAACAAATGATCGAGTACGGTACCAATGTTGTAGGTGGGGTTACCCCTGGCAAAGGTGGTCAAGAGCATTTAGGTAGACCGGTTTTTAACACGGTTGAAGAAGCTGTAGAAAAAGTAGGGGCGGATACGACCATTATTTTTGTGCCACCCGCTTTTGCTGCTGACGCTATTATGGAAGCTGCTAGTGCAGGTATAAAAGTAATCATAACCATTACCGAGGGTATACCCGTTGCCGACATGGTAAAGGCTTCTAATTACATCAAGCATATGGACTGCCGTTTGGTAGGTCCTAACTGTCCTGGTGTTATTACCCCGGGTGAGGCTAAAGTAGGTATTATGCCAGGTTTCGTTTTCAAAAAGGGAAATGTGGGTATCGTATCTAAATCAGGTACATTAACTTATGAAGCCGCCGATCAGGTGGTTCGTCAAGGTTTGGGTATTACTACGGCCATCGGAATCGGTGGTGATCCGATTATCGGAACCACTACAAAGGAAGCTGTTGAGCTTTTGATCAATGACCCCGAAACCGAATGTGTTGTTATGATCGGTGAGATAGGTGGACAATTGGAGGCCGATGCCGCTAAATGGTACAAAGAAAGTGGTAGCAAGAAGCCTGTAGTAGGTTTTATTGCCGGTGAAACTGCCCCTGCGGGAAGAACCATGGGCCACGCTGGTGCTATTGTAGGTGGAAGCGATGATACCGCTCAAGCTAAGAAGAAAATCATGAGGGAGCACGGAATTCACGTGGTGGATTCTCCTGCAGAGATTGGATTAAAAGTTAAGGAAGTTATGGGGTAA
- the hisG gene encoding ATP phosphoribosyltransferase, with protein MTKIRIAIQKSGRLNEDSLQILKDCGVSIDNGKDQLKASSRNFPLEAFYLRNGDIPQYLRDGVVDIAIIGENVLIEKGEDIGIAEKLGFSKCKVSLAVPKSVKYKSVQDFEGKRIATSYPNTVKKYLKEKGVNADLHIINGSVEIAPNIGLADGICDIVSSGSTLFKNNLKEVEVMLTSEAVLAVSPKISEERKEILRKLQFRIKSVLQARQSKYVLLNAPNDKLEKVLQLLPGMRSPTVLPLAEEGWSSVHTVINKDKFWDVIDELKQAGAEGILVCPIEKMVL; from the coding sequence ATGACAAAAATTAGAATTGCTATTCAGAAATCCGGTCGGTTGAACGAAGATTCCCTGCAGATCTTAAAAGATTGCGGCGTATCTATCGATAACGGTAAAGACCAATTAAAGGCCTCATCAAGAAATTTTCCATTAGAAGCATTTTACCTTCGCAATGGTGATATTCCCCAGTATTTAAGAGATGGGGTGGTAGATATTGCCATTATTGGCGAGAACGTACTTATTGAAAAGGGCGAGGATATAGGAATAGCCGAAAAATTAGGTTTTTCAAAGTGTAAGGTGTCTTTGGCGGTACCCAAATCGGTTAAATACAAATCGGTTCAAGATTTTGAGGGCAAGCGTATTGCGACTTCCTATCCGAATACGGTCAAAAAGTATTTGAAGGAAAAAGGGGTAAATGCCGATTTGCACATTATTAACGGTTCTGTTGAGATTGCGCCTAATATTGGCCTTGCCGACGGTATCTGTGATATTGTTTCCAGTGGAAGTACGCTTTTTAAAAACAATTTAAAAGAAGTTGAAGTGATGTTGACGAGCGAAGCCGTTTTGGCGGTTTCCCCGAAAATATCAGAAGAAAGAAAAGAGATCTTAAGGAAGCTTCAGTTTCGTATCAAATCCGTTCTTCAGGCACGTCAATCGAAATATGTGCTTTTAAATGCCCCTAACGACAAGTTGGAAAAGGTATTGCAACTGTTGCCGGGGATGCGTAGTCCTACCGTTTTGCCATTGGCGGAAGAAGGATGGAGTTCGGTTCATACGGTAATCAACAAAGATAAGTTCTGGGATGTGATCGATGAGCTGAAGCAGGCCGGGGCAGAAGGTATTTTGGTTTGCCCGATCGAAAAGATGGTACTTTAA
- a CDS encoding UDP-3-O-(3-hydroxymyristoyl)glucosamine N-acyltransferase yields MKFPKPHSLKAVATLIDCEYVGADDFQVLGMNEIHVVESGDIVFVDHPKYYDKALASKATIVLINKRVDCPEGKALLISDDPFRDFNKLSLHFKPFERATAVVSPSAEIGEDTVIQPNAFIGNNVKIGKNCLIHANVCLYDNCVIGDNVIIHSGTVLGGDAFYYKNRPEGFDKLVSCGRVVIEDNVEIGALCTIDKGVTGDTLIKRGTKLDNQVHVGHDTVIGEKCLIASQTGIAGCVIIEDEVTIWGQVGTNSGITIGKKAVIMGQTGVTKSVVGGKSYFGTPIEESREKLKQLANVKKIPSILKKLEE; encoded by the coding sequence TTGAAATTTCCAAAGCCGCATTCCCTTAAAGCTGTTGCCACCCTGATCGATTGTGAATATGTGGGGGCAGATGATTTTCAAGTTTTGGGAATGAACGAAATCCACGTGGTCGAAAGCGGGGATATCGTTTTTGTCGATCATCCGAAATACTACGATAAGGCCTTGGCTTCAAAGGCTACGATAGTTCTTATCAATAAGAGGGTGGACTGCCCTGAAGGGAAGGCACTTTTGATCTCTGATGATCCTTTTCGTGATTTCAATAAACTTTCGCTTCACTTTAAGCCTTTTGAGAGGGCTACGGCCGTTGTTTCGCCTTCCGCTGAAATTGGCGAAGATACCGTAATTCAACCCAATGCATTTATTGGCAACAATGTCAAGATCGGAAAGAACTGTTTGATCCATGCCAATGTCTGCTTGTACGACAATTGTGTGATCGGTGATAATGTTATTATTCACTCGGGAACGGTTTTGGGAGGTGATGCCTTTTACTATAAAAACCGCCCTGAAGGCTTTGATAAACTGGTTTCCTGTGGTCGTGTTGTCATTGAAGATAATGTTGAAATCGGGGCACTTTGTACCATAGACAAAGGGGTTACGGGTGATACCCTGATCAAGAGGGGGACGAAATTGGATAATCAGGTCCATGTAGGGCACGATACCGTAATCGGTGAAAAATGTTTGATCGCTTCCCAGACCGGCATTGCGGGCTGTGTTATTATTGAGGATGAAGTGACTATTTGGGGACAAGTAGGAACGAATAGTGGTATAACCATAGGAAAAAAGGCCGTAATTATGGGGCAGACCGGGGTTACAAAATCAGTGGTGGGAGGAAAGAGCTACTTTGGGACACCCATTGAAGAATCCCGTGAAAAGTTGAAGCAACTGGCCAATGTCAAAAAAATTCCGTCCATTCTCAAAAAATTAGAAGAATAA
- the fabG gene encoding 3-oxoacyl-[acyl-carrier-protein] reductase encodes MKLLEGKNAIITGASRGIGTGIARVFAENGANVAFTYSSSEAPALELEKELSGLGVKAKAYKSNAASFEAAEQLVAAVLKDFGGIDILINNAGITKDNLLMRMSEADFDSVIEINLKSVFNMTKAVQRTMLKQRKGSIINMSSVVGVKGNAGQANYAASKAGMIGFTKSVALELGSRNIRCNAIAPGFIETEMTAKLDEKVVQGWREGIPLKRGGSPEDIANACLFFASDLSAYVTGQVLNVDGGMLT; translated from the coding sequence ATGAAATTGTTAGAAGGAAAAAATGCGATTATCACAGGTGCGAGTAGGGGAATTGGTACCGGTATTGCCAGGGTTTTTGCCGAAAACGGGGCCAATGTAGCCTTTACGTACAGTTCAAGTGAAGCACCGGCCTTGGAACTTGAAAAAGAACTATCGGGTTTAGGGGTTAAGGCCAAGGCTTATAAAAGTAATGCGGCCAGTTTTGAGGCGGCTGAGCAACTGGTAGCCGCGGTCTTGAAAGATTTTGGTGGTATCGATATTTTGATCAACAATGCGGGCATCACAAAAGATAACTTGCTTATGCGTATGTCGGAAGCTGATTTTGATAGCGTTATAGAAATAAATTTGAAGTCCGTTTTCAATATGACCAAGGCGGTTCAGCGTACCATGTTGAAGCAAAGAAAAGGGAGTATTATAAATATGAGTAGCGTGGTGGGTGTCAAAGGAAACGCCGGCCAGGCCAATTATGCCGCTTCAAAGGCAGGTATGATCGGGTTTACCAAATCCGTAGCCTTGGAGTTGGGCTCAAGAAATATTAGGTGCAATGCCATAGCACCAGGTTTTATCGAAACCGAAATGACCGCTAAGCTCGATGAAAAAGTAGTTCAGGGCTGGCGAGAAGGTATTCCGCTTAAACGGGGCGGCTCTCCTGAAGATATTGCAAATGCCTGTCTATTTTTTGCTTCGGACCTATCGGCCTACGTTACGGGCCAGGTGCTGAACGTAGATGGGGGCATGTTGACATAG
- a CDS encoding vWA domain-containing protein: MDTQTILFIILAAIVSLALVLFQYSYKNKGGGKLIIALAFLRFIAFFGSFLLLINPKFTQNTYSTEKVDLVVLVDNSSSMASSKETVNTILEAIDGNPALAEKFNIEKYRFDSRLGAFDSLGLDGQNTNISGGLKGLQEIYASKKAAVVLLSDGNQTLGQDYGFYGQNSALPVYPVAIGDTTKYEEVALTQVNVNRYAFLKNKYPIEIYVSYFGNSKITVPVTVSEGGKRVFRENVNLSGTKNSAVVKTLLDANSVGVKSLQLSAGSLENERNLANNKRETVVEVIDEKTKVAIVSSLMHPDIGTLKKSIESNGQRNVVIKKPTDAMNSWDDVDLFILYQPNASFKSVFGYTEKKRASRLLVTGPQTDFNFLNRVQKSFTKNSYNQEEEVFAVLNPAFALFGSGDFSLTDFPPLKSSLGDIVLHGKNDVLLTQRIRGIDTNQPLLAFFETEQAQREAVFFGENIWKWRMQAFRNDRNFKNFDDFMGLVIRYLATRKSRERLALIYENVYENANGAKVEATYFDKAFTFDANAQLNLQLKNSDTGKTLSVPMLLKGIYYEADLSNLDAGKYSFTVTVANENISKSGTFTVLDFDVEKQFVATNDEKLARLAKNTGAQLFFPDHIDDLLGQLTTDDRYLPIQKNEQNVVSLIDYEVLLAIIVLALTTEWVIRKYNGLI, translated from the coding sequence ATGGATACCCAGACGATTCTCTTTATAATCTTGGCCGCAATTGTTTCGCTGGCGCTGGTGTTATTTCAATATTCCTACAAAAATAAAGGGGGCGGAAAGCTTATTATAGCTTTGGCGTTTTTACGTTTTATAGCCTTTTTCGGGAGCTTTTTATTACTTATAAATCCGAAGTTTACCCAAAATACCTATTCTACCGAGAAAGTAGACCTTGTGGTTTTGGTCGATAATTCTTCCTCAATGGCTTCCTCAAAGGAAACCGTAAATACCATTCTTGAAGCTATTGATGGAAACCCGGCCTTGGCCGAGAAGTTCAATATAGAAAAATACAGGTTCGACAGTAGATTGGGGGCTTTCGATAGTCTGGGCTTAGATGGGCAAAATACCAATATCTCTGGAGGGTTAAAAGGCCTGCAGGAGATATATGCCTCAAAAAAGGCCGCGGTAGTGTTGCTTTCGGACGGAAACCAGACCCTAGGCCAAGATTATGGCTTCTATGGGCAAAATAGTGCCCTTCCTGTATATCCTGTCGCTATCGGCGATACCACGAAGTATGAAGAAGTGGCCCTTACCCAGGTAAACGTCAATCGCTATGCGTTTTTAAAGAACAAGTATCCCATTGAGATATATGTGTCGTATTTCGGGAATTCCAAAATAACGGTCCCGGTTACGGTTTCTGAGGGAGGAAAAAGGGTTTTTAGGGAAAATGTCAACCTTTCGGGGACAAAGAACAGCGCGGTGGTCAAAACCCTTCTCGATGCAAATTCGGTCGGGGTAAAGAGTCTTCAGCTAAGTGCGGGAAGCCTGGAGAATGAAAGGAATTTGGCCAACAACAAAAGGGAAACGGTCGTCGAGGTCATCGATGAGAAGACCAAGGTGGCCATTGTGTCCAGTTTGATGCATCCGGATATAGGGACGTTGAAAAAATCAATAGAGAGCAACGGACAACGCAATGTGGTCATAAAAAAACCTACGGATGCTATGAATTCGTGGGACGATGTAGATCTTTTTATCCTATATCAGCCCAATGCCTCGTTTAAATCGGTATTTGGGTACACCGAGAAGAAACGGGCGAGTAGACTGTTGGTTACCGGCCCACAGACCGATTTCAACTTCCTCAACCGTGTGCAAAAGAGTTTTACAAAAAACAGTTATAATCAAGAGGAAGAAGTGTTTGCCGTGCTTAATCCGGCATTTGCCTTGTTCGGTAGCGGCGATTTTTCGTTGACCGATTTTCCGCCGCTTAAAAGTAGTTTGGGCGATATTGTTTTGCACGGGAAAAACGATGTGTTGTTGACCCAGCGTATCAGGGGAATAGACACCAACCAACCCTTGTTGGCTTTCTTTGAAACCGAACAGGCCCAACGGGAGGCCGTGTTTTTTGGGGAGAATATATGGAAGTGGAGAATGCAGGCTTTTAGGAATGATCGTAATTTTAAGAATTTCGATGATTTTATGGGGTTGGTGATACGGTATTTGGCCACCCGGAAATCGAGGGAAAGACTGGCTTTGATCTATGAAAACGTATATGAAAATGCCAATGGGGCCAAGGTAGAGGCGACTTATTTTGACAAGGCCTTTACTTTCGATGCAAATGCCCAATTGAACCTGCAATTGAAAAATAGCGATACGGGAAAAACGCTTTCTGTGCCCATGCTGTTAAAAGGAATCTACTACGAGGCCGATTTGAGCAACTTAGATGCCGGAAAGTATAGCTTTACCGTTACCGTGGCCAATGAGAACATCTCTAAATCAGGTACGTTTACGGTGCTTGATTTTGATGTGGAGAAACAGTTCGTGGCTACAAACGATGAAAAACTCGCCCGCTTGGCAAAAAATACCGGAGCCCAACTTTTTTTTCCAGATCATATCGATGATTTGCTAGGTCAACTCACCACCGATGACCGCTATTTACCAATACAGAAAAACGAACAAAATGTCGTATCTTTGATAGATTACGAGGTACTCTTGGCTATTATTGTTTTAGCCTTGACAACCGAATGGGTTATAAGGAAATATAACGGATTAATTTAA
- a CDS encoding prohibitin family protein, whose protein sequence is MDKLPKVALPAIFAVILIIILLSKSAVTIGSGQAGVLYKTFGGGVVTDEPPLGEGFHVVAPWNKVFIYEVRQQEVLEQMNVLSSNGLDIKLEASAWFEPIRSDLGKLHQEKGEAYVQRVLLPTIRSAARSVVGRYTPEQLYSSKRDAIQQEIFDETQKIVSGQYIQLNEILVRDVTLPPTIKDAIERKLKQEQESLEYEFRLVTAKKEAEKVTIEAQGKADANRILSASLNDQILKDKGIDATLKLSQSANTKVVIVGGSDGLPLILGNN, encoded by the coding sequence ATGGACAAGTTACCAAAAGTTGCATTACCGGCGATTTTCGCTGTTATTCTTATTATTATATTATTATCAAAATCAGCGGTCACTATCGGGTCCGGTCAGGCAGGTGTGCTATACAAGACTTTTGGTGGTGGTGTCGTGACCGATGAACCTCCCTTGGGTGAGGGTTTTCATGTTGTGGCGCCATGGAACAAGGTTTTTATTTACGAGGTGCGGCAACAAGAGGTTCTTGAACAAATGAATGTATTGTCAAGCAATGGCTTGGATATCAAACTTGAAGCATCTGCGTGGTTTGAGCCTATACGAAGTGATTTGGGAAAATTGCACCAAGAAAAAGGAGAGGCCTATGTGCAAAGGGTTTTGTTGCCGACCATTAGATCGGCCGCCCGTTCCGTGGTGGGGCGTTATACTCCCGAACAATTGTATTCAAGCAAGAGGGATGCCATTCAACAGGAGATTTTTGACGAGACCCAAAAAATTGTGTCTGGGCAGTATATTCAGTTGAATGAAATATTGGTAAGGGACGTTACTTTGCCTCCAACGATCAAAGACGCCATTGAGCGTAAGTTAAAGCAAGAGCAAGAGTCTTTGGAATATGAGTTTAGGTTGGTTACCGCTAAGAAGGAAGCGGAAAAAGTAACCATTGAAGCCCAAGGTAAGGCAGATGCCAACCGCATTCTAAGTGCTTCGCTGAATGATCAAATCTTAAAGGATAAAGGGATCGATGCTACGTTGAAATTATCGCAATCGGCAAATACAAAGGTGGTAATCGTAGGGGGTAGCGATGGTCTTCCGTTGATTTTAGGCAATAACTAA
- the hisC gene encoding histidinol-phosphate transaminase: MDKDFNIQNLIRENVKGLSPYSSARDEYVSDGSQMVFLDANENPFENGVNRYPDPQQRGLKSVLAEQKGITAENILLGNGSDEVLDLIFRTFCEPKIDNIISLPPTYGMYQVLAGINTVENREVLLTEDFQPDVEAILERVDEHSKLLFLCSPNNPTGNVFSEERIVRLLNAFEGLVVIDEAYIDFAESESWVSRLGEFPNLVITQTLSKAYGMAGIRLGICIASKEIIAAVNKIKPPYNVNELTQQKALNRVLDLASVKNEVTNILNERERLLKVLREVSFVEKIYASDANFVLAKVDDANKRYKQLLEEGVVVRNRTTQPLCENTLRFTVGTPDENKKLIEVLNKLT; this comes from the coding sequence ATGGATAAGGATTTTAATATACAGAACCTGATAAGGGAGAATGTAAAAGGACTGAGTCCTTATAGTTCCGCCCGTGATGAATACGTCTCAGATGGCTCTCAGATGGTGTTTTTAGACGCTAACGAGAACCCGTTCGAGAATGGGGTGAATCGCTATCCCGACCCCCAACAACGCGGTTTAAAGTCGGTTTTGGCCGAACAAAAAGGGATTACTGCCGAGAACATCCTTTTGGGAAACGGTAGTGACGAAGTATTGGATTTGATATTCAGGACCTTCTGTGAGCCTAAAATCGACAATATTATTTCATTACCTCCAACTTATGGGATGTATCAAGTGTTGGCAGGTATCAATACCGTCGAAAACCGCGAAGTTCTTTTGACAGAGGATTTTCAACCCGATGTAGAAGCTATCTTGGAAAGAGTGGACGAACATTCGAAGCTTTTGTTTTTATGCTCGCCGAACAATCCTACGGGGAATGTTTTTAGCGAAGAACGAATCGTTCGATTGTTGAACGCTTTCGAGGGACTGGTAGTTATCGATGAGGCCTATATCGATTTTGCCGAGAGCGAAAGTTGGGTTTCCCGTTTAGGGGAGTTCCCTAATCTGGTCATTACCCAAACGCTTTCAAAAGCCTATGGAATGGCCGGTATCCGTTTGGGAATCTGTATCGCATCCAAGGAAATAATAGCCGCGGTCAACAAAATAAAGCCTCCCTATAACGTCAACGAACTCACGCAGCAAAAAGCGCTGAACAGGGTTCTTGATTTGGCTTCTGTAAAAAACGAAGTAACCAATATATTAAATGAAAGGGAGCGATTACTTAAAGTCTTGCGTGAAGTGTCGTTTGTAGAAAAAATATATGCTTCCGATGCCAATTTTGTACTGGCAAAGGTAGACGATGCCAATAAACGCTACAAACAATTATTGGAAGAGGGTGTTGTGGTACGCAACCGAACCACCCAACCACTTTGCGAGAATACTTTGCGGTTTACCGTGGGTACGCCCGATGAGAACAAAAAATTAATAGAAGTGCTTAACAAGCTAACCTAA
- the hisD gene encoding histidinol dehydrogenase has translation MKKIYSPDRSEWNRILERPTQTVADIEQTVEAIFKEVRANGDATLRKYTEKFDGVVLENIVVSEDEIEEASALVSQELKDAIQLAKNNIEVFHKAQKTSKVSVETANGVQCWQEKRPIQKVGLYIPGGTAPLFSTILMLAVPATIAGCEELVLCSPPNKEGKINPAILYTANLCGVTKIFKAGGIQAIASMAFGTESIPQVYKIFGPGNQFVTVAKQIATKHGVSIDMPAGPSELLVLADDSANAAFVASDLLSQAEHGVDSQVVLVSTSKDMIDAVEKEVEKQLQKLPRKEIAEKAIANSKLIYVEDDRTANDLINAYGPEHYIVCVENEDFFVDNIKNAGSVFIGNYTPESAGDYASGTNHTLPTNGYAKQYSGVNLDSFMKSMTFQKISETGIKEIGAAIEIMAEAEGLEAHKNAVTLRLNSLNNG, from the coding sequence ATGAAAAAGATTTATAGTCCTGATAGGTCGGAGTGGAACCGTATTTTGGAGCGCCCGACCCAGACCGTAGCCGATATAGAACAGACCGTAGAGGCTATTTTTAAGGAAGTAAGGGCGAATGGCGATGCCACGTTAAGAAAATACACCGAAAAGTTCGATGGTGTGGTGCTTGAAAATATCGTGGTTTCGGAAGATGAAATAGAAGAAGCATCAGCTCTAGTTTCTCAAGAACTTAAAGATGCCATTCAGTTGGCAAAGAATAACATAGAAGTTTTTCATAAGGCCCAAAAGACGAGTAAGGTTTCAGTTGAAACGGCTAACGGCGTACAATGCTGGCAAGAAAAAAGGCCTATTCAAAAGGTAGGGCTTTATATTCCCGGGGGTACGGCACCTTTGTTTTCAACGATTCTAATGCTTGCCGTACCGGCTACGATTGCGGGTTGTGAAGAATTGGTTCTGTGTTCGCCACCGAACAAAGAAGGAAAGATCAATCCTGCGATTCTCTATACGGCCAATTTATGTGGGGTGACGAAAATATTCAAGGCAGGGGGGATTCAGGCGATTGCTTCCATGGCCTTTGGTACGGAAAGCATTCCGCAGGTGTATAAGATTTTTGGACCGGGCAATCAATTCGTTACCGTGGCCAAACAAATAGCTACCAAACATGGGGTTTCGATAGATATGCCGGCCGGGCCCAGTGAATTGTTGGTGCTTGCCGACGACTCGGCCAACGCCGCTTTTGTGGCTTCCGACTTATTGAGTCAGGCAGAGCATGGCGTGGACAGTCAGGTTGTTTTGGTTTCTACCTCGAAAGATATGATCGACGCCGTTGAAAAGGAGGTTGAAAAACAACTGCAGAAGCTGCCGAGAAAGGAGATTGCCGAAAAGGCCATTGCCAACAGCAAGTTGATCTATGTAGAGGATGACCGAACGGCAAATGATTTGATCAATGCCTACGGGCCTGAGCATTATATCGTTTGTGTGGAAAACGAAGATTTCTTTGTAGACAATATAAAGAATGCGGGTTCTGTCTTCATAGGAAACTATACCCCGGAAAGCGCGGGTGATTACGCTTCGGGCACCAATCATACCCTACCTACCAATGGCTATGCCAAGCAGTATAGTGGTGTGAATTTAGATAGTTTTATGAAGAGCATGACTTTTCAGAAAATCAGTGAGACCGGAATCAAGGAAATTGGCGCCGCAATAGAGATCATGGCCGAGGCCGAAGGACTTGAGGCGCACAAAAATGCGGTCACTTTACGACTCAATAGCTTGAACAATGGATAA
- a CDS encoding GNAT family N-acetyltransferase: MPDRKDGTLTDSGMTGDLKLGLIPYGKMESILPLVYKLNRGKFSEEVLKSRLQPMLTMGGYECLGVYDRDKLIACCGIWLLQKLYKGKHIELDNVFVEEGYRSSGVGALMMNWLAEYGKSIDCASLELNCYLENEKGLKFWQRHGFEALGYHMIKNLDEEK; this comes from the coding sequence TTGCCCGATCGAAAAGATGGTACTTTAACCGATTCAGGAATGACGGGCGATTTAAAACTAGGGCTGATTCCCTATGGTAAAATGGAATCGATTCTACCCTTGGTCTATAAACTGAATCGAGGGAAGTTTTCCGAAGAAGTATTGAAAAGTCGTTTGCAGCCTATGTTGACCATGGGCGGCTATGAGTGTCTAGGGGTCTATGACCGTGATAAACTGATCGCTTGCTGCGGTATTTGGCTTTTGCAAAAGCTATACAAGGGAAAGCATATTGAACTTGACAATGTGTTCGTTGAAGAAGGGTACCGTAGTAGCGGAGTTGGGGCGCTAATGATGAATTGGTTGGCCGAGTATGGCAAAAGTATAGATTGTGCCAGTTTGGAACTTAATTGCTATTTAGAGAATGAAAAGGGACTCAAGTTTTGGCAGCGCCATGGTTTTGAAGCCCTAGGATACCATATGATCAAGAATTTAGACGAAGAAAAATGA